In Glandiceps talaboti chromosome 6, keGlaTala1.1, whole genome shotgun sequence, one DNA window encodes the following:
- the LOC144436834 gene encoding complement factor H-related protein 4-like: MAAYDVLILFFHMSGLADCGTPPEGTQASSSCTAPYLHGKSCQYTCNNGYLTSGGSSTVDITCNSGTWSSSSVICIADCGTPPTGTQASSSCTAPYLHGKSCQYTCNNGYHTSDGSSTVDITCNSGSWSSSAVTCNADCGNPTVIKASSSCTAPYLHGENCRYTCNAGYHTSDGSSLVDITCISGTWSSSSTVTCVADCGTPPTRTQASSSCSQSPYINGDTCRYTCYDGYHTSDGSSYVDLTCNSGTWSTSTVTCIGLRFCVIDLILCAYWKHGFHAF, translated from the exons ATGGCAGCATATGATGTGCTCATCCTGTTCTTCCATATGTCAGGGCTCG ctGATTGTGGCACACCACCTGAAGGAACACAAGCATCAAGTTCATGTACAGCACCTTATTTACATGGTAAAAGCTgtcaatacacatgtaataatggtTATCTTACCAGCGGTGGATCAAGTACAGTTGATATCACATGTAACAGTGGGACTTGGAGTAGTAGTAGTGTTATCTGTAttg ctGATTGTGGCACACCACCGACAGGAACACAAGCATCAAGTTCATGTACAGCACCTTATTTACATGGTAAAAGCTGTCAATACACCTGTAATAATGGTTATCATACAAGTGATGGATCAAGTACAGTTGATATCACATGTAACAGTGGGTCTTGGAGTAGTAGTGcagttacatgtaatg CTGATTGTGGTAACCCTACAGTAATCAAAGCATCAAGTTCATGCACAGCACCTTATTTACATGGAGAAAACTGTAGATACACTTGTAATGCTGGTTATCATACAAGTGATGGATCAAGTTTGGTTGATATCACATGCATTAGTGGGACTTGGAGTAGTAGCAGTACAGTCACATGTGTTG CTGATTGTGGTACACCACCTACACGAACACAAGCATCAAGCTCATGTTCACAATCTCCTTATATAAATGgtgatacatgtagatacaccTGTTATGATGGTTACCATACAAGTGATGGATCAAGTTATGTTGATCTCACATGTAACAGTGGGACCTGGAGTACTAGTACAGTGACATGTATTG ggctgagattttgtgtaatagACTTGATTCTGTGTGCTTACTGGAAGCATGGATTTCATGCTTTTTAG